The following are from one region of the Apostichopus japonicus isolate 1M-3 chromosome 17, ASM3797524v1, whole genome shotgun sequence genome:
- the LOC139954616 gene encoding uncharacterized protein — protein sequence MDDSQVLPKLSDEAYSVGWRSHFSLKENRPYFFNIQTKESKWDIPIVEESTILGESFEDTEAQTTQYSPENKPPEPTLQDDSRKLGKPDQRPIIEFENRFPLVGKRHVVVKLFKGVPYINIREYHCDGTKNKLLSGKKGINLRTEEWRQLYEQKDLIHDSIRKLKDVKIRNAFGKPEQRPMGESEICFSIGGKRRVVIKCFRGSPYVNIREYYSHGGDKQKQLLPGKKGITLREDEWIRLYKQMELIKSAVETLKRPKKKDGHTQIDTMKNVVEFIFAAMLDAIVNGCLKENCEGCLENYPSQLDHACLNYGYIENLNDAYFKDFHHLIQDEWVVGAAREYLNNTIDVNTLKTTVENIRKQWGCTPQLACDAMEKSKLEEIVRDKLQTDFVARWLGQVDYNSIEISYTL from the coding sequence ATGGACGACAGTCAGGTCTTACCAAAGTTATCGGATGAAGCATACAGTGTCGGCTGGCGTTCTCATTTCAGCTTGAAGGAAAACCGACCATACTTTTTCAATATACAGACGAAGGAATCAAAGTGGGACATACCCATCGTCGAAGAATCTACCATACTCGGAGAGTCTTTTGAAGACACGGAAGCTCAAACAACGCAATATTCACCGGAGAATAAACCACCCGAGCCTACCCTACAAGACGATAGCCGAAAATTAGGGAAACCAGACCAACGGCCAATTATTGAATTTGAGAACCGGTTTCCATTAGTCGGTAAGCGACACGTTGTGGTTAAACTATTCAAGGGGGTTCCATATATCAATATACGGGAATACCACTGCGACGGGACTAAAAATAAACTTTTGTCGGGAAAGAAAGGGATTAATTTACGTACAGAGGAATGGAGACAATTATACGAACAAAAGGATCTCATTCATGATTCGATAAGAAAACTGAAGGACGTTAAGATTCGCAATGCTTTTGGAAAACCCGAACAACGCCCTATGGGTGAATCTGAGATATGTTTCTCCATCGGAGGTAAGCGGCGAGTTGTAATTAAATGTTTCCGAGGGTCTCCATACGTTAACATTAGAGAATATTACAGTCACGGCGGTGATAAGCAAAAACAACTCCTACCCGGAAAGAAAGGAATTACTCTCAGGGAAGATGAATGGATAAGATTATACAAACAGATGGAACTCATAAAATCTGCCGTAGAGACTTTGAAGCGACCAAAGAAAAAGGATGGTCATACACAAATTGATACGATGAAAAACGTTGTAGAATTTATTTTCGCCGCAATGCTCGATGCTATTGTCAATGGTTGCCTGAAGGAAAATTGTGAAGGTTGTTTAGAAAATTATCCCTCACAACTGGACCATGCCTGCCTAAATTACGGATATATCGAAAATCTCAATGACGCCTACTTCAAAGATTTTCATCACCTAATACAAGACGAATGGGTCGTTGGAGCTGCGCGAGAATACCTGAACAATACCATCGATGTCAACACGTTGAAGACGACGGTTGAAAATATTCGCAAACAGTGGGGGTGTACACCACAACTGGCGTGCGATGCAATGGAGAAGTCCAAGCTGGAAGAAATTGTCCGAGATAAACTGCAAACGGACTTTGTTGCGAGGTGGTTGGGTCAAGTTGATTATAATTCTATAGAAATATCGTATACATTGTAA